A single genomic interval of Electrophorus electricus isolate fEleEle1 chromosome 4, fEleEle1.pri, whole genome shotgun sequence harbors:
- the LOC113589741 gene encoding extracellular calcium-sensing receptor-like, whose translation MPAQPRCSGSMDFRELRFARAMEFTIHEINNSTDLLPGITLGYQIYDSCSAVQMAIKVAFQFVNGVDPVFNSTSSCSKYAAATVPAIVGDSSSTSSISMARTLGLFGIPQVSHYATCTCLSDKSQFPAFFRTVPSDEHQAAALARMVKYFGWTWIGAVRSDTDYGNYGMAKFLKAAQEEGICVEYSEVYYRTQPRSKLERVANVIRRSTARVIVAFVHAGDMRFILEELVQQPSPLLQWIGSDTWIIDPEFLRFNICAGALGFGVPRSVFPGLREFLLDLSPEQASESSILTEFWESSFSCSLKGRTGSSALLRECDGSEDIRALQNPYTDTSQLRVTNMVYKATYAIAHAMHGVICSDRQCNKTIKFAPWQIVNQLKKVSFTTNNGYHVKFDSNGDPIAVYELINWQFKNDGHLNMVPVGYYDSSKARGQEFRMNSAISWMGGQTEVPVSVCSESCPPGTRKAVQKGRPVCCFDCIPCAEGEISNKTDSVDCLRCPLDFWPNNKQDSCHPKSVEFLSWDDTLGIILIVSSIAGAFMAVCVTVVFYKHRASPIIRANNSELSFLLLFSLTLCFLCSLTFIGQPSEWSCMLRHTAFGITFVLCISCVLGKTIVVLMAFRATLPGSNVMKWLGPPQQRLSVLVFTLIQVLICVIWLKLSPPYPFKNLKHYKERIILECGLGSAIGFWAVLGYIGCLAFLCFLLAFLARKLPDNFNEAKFITFSMLIFCAVWITFIPSYVSSPGKFTVAVEVFAILASSFGLIICIFAPKCFIIIFRPEQNTKKHIMGKVQSKGL comes from the exons ATGCCAGCACAGCCACGCTGCTctgggag CATGGATTTCAGAGAACTGCGCTTCGCCCGTGCCATGGAATTTACCATCCATGAGATCAACAACAGTACAGATCTCCTGCCGGGCATCACGTTAGGTTACCAGATATACGACTCGTGCTCTGCAGTGCAGATGGCAATCAAAGTTGCATTTCAGTTTGTTAATGGCGTGGACCCCGTTTTCAATAGCACCAGTTCCTGTTCAAAATATGCAGCTGCTACTGTTCCTGCAATAGTAGGAGATTCTTCTTCCACCTCGTCAATTAGTATGGCGAGAACTCTCGGTCTTTTTGGAATTCCACAG GTGAGTCACTACGCAACCTGCACGTGCCTGAGCGATAAGAGTCAGTTTCCTGCCTTCTTTCGGACGGTACCTAGTGACGAACACCAAGCGGCCGCACTGGCGAGAATGGTGAAGTATTTCGGCTGGACATGGATTGGGGCAGTGCGCAGCGACACGGACTACGGAAACTACGGAATGGCAAAGTTTCTAAAGGCTGCTCAGGAGGaggggatctgtgtggagtACTCCGAGGTCTACTACAGGACACAACCGCgcagtaaactggagagagtggCAAATGTCATCCGCAGATCCACGGCTCGCGTGATAGTAGCGTTTGTTCATGCAGGAGACATGAGGTTTATCTTGGAAGAACTGGTCCAGCAGCCATCCCCTCTGCTTCAGTGGATTGGCAGCGACACATGGATCATAGATCCAGAATTTCTACGATTTAATATATGCGCTGGTGCGTTAGGTTTTGGAGTCCCACGGTCAGTTTTTCCAGGTCTTCGTGAGTTTCTTCTAGACCTCTCTCCAGAACAAGCCTCGGAATCATCCATATTAACCGAATTTTGGGAGAGCTCGTTCAGTTGTAGCCTAAAAGGGCGGACAGGCTCCTCAGCGCTCTTGCGGGAATGTGACGGTAGTGAGGACATCCGCGCGCTacagaacccatacacagacacgtctcagcTGCGCGTTACTAACATGGTGTATAAAGCTACATATGCCATAGCACATGCTATGCATGGTGTTATTTGTTCTGACAGACAATGCAACAAAACCATTAAATTCGCACCCTGGCAG ATTGTAAACCAGCTCAAGAAAGTGAGCTTCACTACAAACAATGGTTATCATGTCAAATTTGATTCAAATGGAGATCCCATAGCTGTCTATGAGCTCATAAACTGGCAGTTTAAAAAtgatggtcatttaaatatggTGCCAGTTGGCTACTATGACTCATCCAAAGCCAGAGGACAGGAGTTCAGAATGAACAGTGCTATCAGTTGGatgggaggacagacagag GtaccagtgtctgtgtgcagtgagagctgccccccaggcaccaggaaggctgtgcagaagggaaggcctgtctgctgctttgactgtataccatgtgcagagggagagatcagtaacaagacAG ATTCTGTGGATTGTCTGCGCTGCCCTCTGGATTTCTGgccaaacaacaaacaagacagctgccACCCCAAGTCCGTTGAGTTCCTGTCCTGGGATGACACTTTGGGCATTATCCTGATAGTATCCTCCATTGCTGGGGCCTTCATGGCTGTATGTGTTACTGTAGTCTTCTATAAACACAGGGCGTCTCCCATCATccgagccaacaactcagagctgagcttcctgctgctcttctctcttactctgtgtttcctctgttcacttactttcattggtcaaccttctgagtggtcctgtatgctgcgtcacacagcATTTGGGATtaccttcgtcctctgcatctcctgtgttctgggaaaaacaatagtggtgttaatggctttcagggctacacttccaggcagtaatgtcatgaaatggcttgggcctccacagcagagactcagtgttcttgttTTCACTCTCATACAGGTCCTTATTTGTGTCATTTGGTTAAAATTATCACCACCTTACCCCTTCAAAAATCTAAAGCACTACAAAGAACGCATCATCTTGGAATGTGGTTTAGGTTCAGCtataggtttctgggctgtgctgggttatATAGGATGTTtggcttttctttgttttcttttagcttttctagcacggaagctgcctgataactttaatgaagccaaatttatcacattcagcatgctcatattctgtgcagtttggatcacctttattccatcttatgtcagctctcctggaaaattcactgtagctgtggaggtATTTGCTATTCTGGCctcaagctttggtttgattatttgtatttttgctcccAAGTGTTTCATAATCATTTTTAGGCCAGAGCAGAATACCAAGAAACACATTATGGGCAAAGTTCAATCTAAAGGTCTTTGA